TTTTCAACACAATCTAAAACTAAAATTgcaaatttatttttgtaaaaaaaaaataagagacgGATAAAATAAATGTTGTTTAATAACCAAAAGAAAATCAACATCGAATGATATTTGATTAGAACAAATAATTTAGGTACGTAGTTGAACTATTtgatattactttttttttaattttgtaattaaataattttaaatataatcaATTCCTATAAAGAATATTTGTTACCTAAGAGCATCTTCAATTAAGTGTCAAATTAGTGATATAGTGCTAAAATATATCACACTTTACAAAAACAATTGTTCCAATGGTGTGCCAAAAGTTATGACAAATTTGATacatgctaaaagttgtgccaaatttggcatacAATATAATCTGATGTATATTTTGCATCACCATAAATGTtatacttttttattattttagtattatttttatatatgaaCATTAAATGCTAGAATTTttaccttattattattattaactataacaataaaatataaattaaaattattactttttttgtatattttcaatgaAATATCAAATGaatgaaatattattttttttcaccAAATTTCAAAATTATGCATTGGAGCAAAGTACTAAAAGTTGTGTCATgtatatcacattttattttttgtgctaaatataatataatatttacatCTCCCATTTGAGATGGTATAAACATTTAGTACGTAAAAGTCATTTTATTTTCTTGTACTGATAATACACCAAACAATGTCAATCGAGTTTTAGTGCATTTAAACAAATACATCATTAAAATTTTGTAAAAAGTGTCGCTATTTTGTAACTTAAGGTGTCCAACATTTAATGAGGTGAGGTATTAAGTTGGTTAGGATATCTCAtagtaattattaaataaaaatgtaattaaattaaaatgtagTCACCTCCTTCACCATTACTGCCCTTAGCAATTCTCTTCTATAAAAGTCAAAAGCGCTACAATACTTCATCAACTCGCAATGGAGAAGCTAAAGCCAAACCCGGCAAACTCATCCCATCTAACTCCGCTCGGTTACCTCGAAAGAGCAGCTATCGTCTACGGCGACTGCCCTTCTGTAGTATACAACCGCACCACTTATACGTGGTCAGAGACGAACACCCGTTGTCTCCGTGTGGCTTCCTCCATCGCAACATGGCTCGGAGTCAAGCGAGGTGAAGTCGTATCCGTCATATCTCCCAACGTTCCAGCCATGTACGAGCTCCACTTCGCAGTCCCCATGGCCGGCGCCGTTCTCAACACCATCAACACCCGCCTTGACGCTCGCATCGTCTCCGTCATGCTCCTTCATTCCGAATCCAAGCTTGTCTTCGTTGACCAACACTCCGTTGATCTAATCCTCGATGCCATCTCCAGGTTCCCACTAAACACTCCAATTCCCCGCCTCGTTCTAATCCGTGATCAGTACGAGGTCCCTTCTTCGTCATCTTCGTCTTTAAACCTCATCGATAGCTTCCATTGTGAGTATGAGGATCTAGTAGAGAGTGGGAATCCTGAATTTCAGTGGTTAAAGCCCGCAAACGAATGGGATCCCGTGGTGCTAAACTATACCTCTGGAACGACTTCGGCTCCAAAGGGAGTTGTTCACTGCCACAGAGCTATTTTCATGGTCACACATGACTCACTTCTCGAATGGAGTGTGCCCAAACAGCCGGTGTTCTTATGGGCACTGCCTATGTTTCACGCTAACGGTTGGTGTTACACGTGGGGGACAGCGGCAATCGGGGCAACAAACATATGCCTCCGGAAATTCGATGGCGCCACCATCTTCGACCTCATCCGACGGCACGGTGTGACTCACATGGGTGGAGCGCCGGTGGTGCTCAACATGTTATCAAACACTCCAAACGTTGAAACTCTGAAGAACCCAGTTCAAATCCTAACTGCAGGGGCTCCGCCTCCTGCTGCGGTACTCGAACGAACTGAGGCGCTCGGTTTCATAGTCAGTCACGCGTACGGGTTGACTGAGGTTGCCGGACTCGTCGTGTCTTGCGCTTGGAAAAAGAAATGGAATCAACTGCCAGCGACAGAGCGAGCACGCCTTAAGGCGCGGCAAGGAGTGAAGACAGGGGCAATGACTGAAATTGATGTTATTGATCGAAATTCAGGAGAAAGTGTGAAGAGAGATGGTTTAACAATGGGAGAAATAGTGCTGAGAGGTAGTTGCGTCATGCTGGGTTACCTTAAAGATTCAATGGCCACAGCGAAAGCTTTGAGCGACGACGGGTGGTTTGACACAGGCGATGTGGGAGTCATGCACCCCGACGGGTATTTGGAGATCAAGGACAGGTCCAAGGACGTGATCATAAGTGGAGGAGAGAACGTAAGCAGCGTGGAGGTAGAGTCGATTCTTTACGACCACCCGGCGGTGGACGAGGCAGCGGTGGTAGCTTGGCCCGATGATTTCTGGGGCGAAACACCGTGTGCTTTTATAGCATTGAAGAAAGAGACGAGGGTGAGACCGAATAAGAAGGAGATAGTGGAGTATTGTAGAGAGAAGCTGCCTCATTACATGGTGCCCAAAGTTGTGGTCTTCAGAGACGAACTTCCCAAGACTTCAACTGGGAAAATTCAGAAATTTCTTCTCAAAGATATTGCCAAAACCATGAGATCTCCGCCTGGGCCAGTGGCTTTGCTTAGGATCTAGGTAGCTGAATGCAATTAATATCTATATTTATGATAGGTTTTGTACGTCTAAAAGTATTTCCCTAATATGGACCTTCTTAAATCTTATATTGCCAAAAATGTTCATGCAATAAAAAGTAAATGATGTGCATGTCATTCCAAAAAAGAAATCGTGCCACctctattttttaataaatatatatatggtacAACTAAGTAACCGAGTGATCACAATTGTGTCACgtcattttctaaataaatataataCAACTAACGGAGAGATCTTCTtacaaaatacaaataaaacattTGCAGAAATCTCAATAATGAAGAAAAAAGCTCAAGccataattaaaaatatacacTGAAAGTAATatattagaaatattattttatttttattttttgcactACTGTTTCTATAAATTTAATGATGAATCGATTTAAATATGCatattgaaattccgttttttatgattaccaacttaattatttaaattaaataattaattattaaactgttacagaaatgtttaaacagataccagatatgtttaaacagtttgtgaccagaagataaaaacgaacataaagtaaagaacacacgaatttttacgtggtatcagcaatctttgcagattgctactagtccacgaggccacgcccagagaatgaaatttattagaagaatatctaaatgattacaaaaccaaattgacttatacaaataaagactccctcttgaatttgtcgcaactgttgtattctaaacttctaatcaaatttctgaagtgctaagatcttgaactcccttcaaatcataacacttgcacttttcctcccgaaaagtgactcacgaacaagacttctcccgaagcttgatgaccaatgtccaagtgtgttcaacctgcacaattaacacaaaggaaaacaatacagaagtacactgtaataaaccactaagaacttgctggactcaagttcttcacataataaaaattctctctaaaacttaaaaaatattTGGAAAGTAATACCCAAGAGAGATAATCAAAAACCAACGACTTAAGGATGATTAAATActgtttagaatccctttaggtcgtggaaaacaaatcaggaatcaaacagccaataaatggaaaatcttccaaaacaggaaagtcagaatctgttcaaacagactggcaatccgttcaaacagattaattgaacctggacagattttcaacccagtttccttaaataaataaggaaacaatatatcctttattattgcaagctgtacacgatttctgggtaACCAATtcagataaataaataataattttccaattcaagaaaaagatattcttttataggaaaatatatatatttattttattaacacataaaataaaaatcTGAATATTACAAAACAAGTAACTACCCATTTTTGAAATTcaccacaaaatattacaaaagaggaaactactaatttcgaaaatatccttttaattaattttgtcataattatcaaaaatgccaataaaggattttacaatctccccctttggcaatttgatagacaaaattaattcaaaaacctgcaacacaaatgttagtgataagtaaagagaaagaactccccctgcaaacatgcatgaacttataacaaacatgaaaataaactagacttaactccccctcaaaataagaaggtccagagttaaacaaaacagcaaacaaacaggtttttggaaatctactctccccctttgtgtctttcaaagaagccaaagaaccataaaacaaaataacaaaaaagagTATCAATGTTTAAatgacaaaactaaaataaaactaaacaactgGATCTTTAGACAGAGATCGAACAACCTCCAACACAGAACGTTGTAGACCTTCAATTGACATCACGCGAGCAGTCAAAGAGTCAACAGAGGCTCGGACAGCAGCTATTTCTGTTGCAACAAGTCCGGAATCTGTGGCAACAGAGGAGGAGGCATGAGGAATGTCATCCGAGGCAATCTTCAGAGATTGGGGCTTGACTTTCTTGGAGGAAGGAGCAGCAGTGGCTTCAGTAGGAGGGGCAGAGGCCTTGTAGGAAGCAGCAGTAGTGGGTGCCACCAAGTCTTCTTGATCACGTTGGAGATCTTTTTTCTGCAtactcaacactttataaataacttGAGGAAAAGGAAGATTCAAGTTTTCCCTGTTACCTTTGCGAAACCCAATGATTTGATCATGAATAACCGAAGCCAAATTTAAACCAAGACCGGTCCCCACTTTGTACAAAAATGATGCCATATCAAAAGAGATAGTGGCCGTGTGAGATGTGGGCTTCCAATTTGTTGTTGCAAACTTATGGAGAACAGCATAAGTGTAGGTGAGATTGGAGACGGAGATGACTGTGTTAGATGGCCATACCATTTTTTGTCCGACTAACTCAGTGATAACCATGTCCTTGTCAAGAGAAGCACCATCAACATCATCCTCGACAGTAAGGGGAAGGCACAAAGCAAGAGCAATGTCttgaggagaaaaagagaaccaaTGGCCCCTAACAAACACTTTATTATACAGAGGAGATGAAGGTTCAATAATTTCATTAGTAAtattggcatagaattccttgactattctatccacaaaaccaGAAAATTTAACCAAAGAACCTGTCCATTGTCGATCTTGAAGCATTGTTAGCACACCAAAAGGACGATGATCACTCAAGACATAATTTCTTTCAATGATAAATTTTCGTTGAGCATACAGAACCATATCACGTGCATTATCATTATAGCAAAAAATGGAagaataaggtttgaaatttaCACCTGACTGTGTTTGGCGAAGGTGTAGAACCAGAAATAGGTTTCTTCCCTTTAGCTTTGGATGGCAAAGGAGATGCAATGTGGTCTGAGTCAGATTCGGCTTCTTGTTCAGAGGGGATAGTGTCTTCTTTTTCTGGCTcatcagactcagcctctgattCGGCAATGTCAGGAACCGTTTCATCAGACAATGTGGTATCATGAGTTGCTTCAGATTCGGACTTATCTTCCTCAGGATCAGATTCGGAGGAGGACAATGAAGGGGGATGAGCCTTCAATTTTTTCTTGGCAGCAGACAAAGGAGAAAGAGACGCGTCCAACCCCAATTTCCTTTTGGGAGTCACAGAATTTTTCTTGGACTGACTCGGCTTCAAGGGCAATTTGAGCAATCCAGCAGCAGCAGCTTTGGAAGAGGAGGAAACAGATTTCGATTTTTCCCTAGCCTCCAAAGACGAATCAAACGGAAGAGGAGAATGGTCCTTGGCTCGAGAGGGCACCACCACTTCAGATGGTGGTGCAACAATGTCAGCAGAGATATCTGGAAACACCATAGGATGTTCATGAGAGAGCGAAAACACCTTCTTGCGAGCCTTGGATTTGCAGGACTTCCCAACAGATGTGGGAGCTGATGGACCAGAAAGAGGCGCCGTTGACACAGACGGAGGAGGCGAAGGAGATGGCACCTTTTGGGATTGAGAAACAGGGATCTTCTTGGAGGAGGCACCACGAGTTCTCACCATTGTTTTCTCTGAAAAACAGAAAGCACTTACAAGAGAatgagagaagaaagaaaggaaaaaaaaaaattagaaggagAAGAAATAACTGAATGAAATCGTGGGTGAGATGAAATAGGGTAATGGCATGCCTTTTTAAATATAATACTTACCCAAAAAGAATACCCACGGCAAAAAGAGGTTTcccttttttatttaaaaaaaatgttttaatttaAACAAGAAAAGGAAACAAACTTGAAGACACACGATCTTCAAACAacttacccttttttttttttaaatttcagtttATTCAAAAACTCTCAAACCAAAAAAGGTAACCAAAAAAATACCCCACACGATCTCCTTATTgactttttcttctctttttttttcttttttttttttaatcaaaatcctAAACAAAATACTAGACAATAAAGATACACATCATGATATTCCAAAAAGAGAAAGAAGACAAAAATAGattccttggagacaaagaatatattaaatcacacaattAAATGCATAAATTCTCATAATCACCACAATGATTCGGTCCACCATGAATttccttgattatcattttttttttaattttttattatcatttattattttatatatatgaacaaaaataaaaactcaacccAAAAATAATCTGCTTTGATCAAAGAGAGTCAtcctgataagaataaaatcaagcaaaaaaaataagtgttagtgtaaatcaaagataagaacacttgtgaaaatgaaaaatttagaaagaatattcgagagaaataaagcacaattcagtcacaagcacatattctttAAGTGAATCAAAcaacatgtatgagtcttacacacatttttttttttttaaaactgtgtacaatttttattgcattgtttcaagcataagtgtgtgacagtgtatgcaagggaacattgcccaatgacaaataagtctttttcgaaattaaaataatggtaacccatgaagacgctgtcacactacaccagtggtagcccttttctatggtagcgtatcctcttcataactccgaattacaaagttccaacttactcaaaagacggctttcacacactgatgcaggtagctctattcttgcacaggagcttgaaacaatgctacacaaaaggaagctcaaatattaaacattgattaatttactcgaatatgcctaggaggaattgattaaatttctctcaagaatatacaaccaaaGATTCATAAACACAAGACAGATTATCCAActtgacacacaacaaaattttcaaattgattAACAATTTTCTTAACAAAAAATAACACACATTAGATCAAGCGGACAACACCATAGCAAGaaaatttaaagagaacaaacccccaaagattttcggaggaaatcaaagcgaaccgaatcaagagctttagtgaaaatatctgcaatttgtttatgtgtttcaatatattccaagacaagaactttattttcaactaattctcttatgaaatgatgacgaatatcaatatgtttagtacgagaatgttgcacaggattttttgaaatattaattgcacttgtattatcacaaaaaatagttaaagtgtcaagatcaaacccataattcatcatcatttgcttcatccacaaaagttgtgcacaacaacttcccgctgcaatgtattcggcctcagctgttgagagagaaatagaattctgtttcttgctgtgccaagaaacaagattatttcccaagaagaaacatcctccactagtactttttctgtcatcagtgttacctgcccaatcagcatcactaaaacacactagattagggttagtttcttttgaataccaaataccataatcagcagttccatgaacatatcgaatgattcttttgacagctgcaacatgaaactccatgggatttccttggtacctggcacacacaccaacactataactcaaatcaggtcgactagcagtgagataaagaagactaccaatcatgctcctatacagtgtaggatccactttgacaccattttcatctttggatagcttcacagtcgttcccattggtgttttggccatctttgaactttcaagtccaaactttttcaccaagttcttagcatatttgctttgagaaataaatgtgccttcatctaattgcttgacttgtaaacctaagaaataggtcaattctcccaccatgctcatttcaaattcctctttcatttgtttcacaaatacctgcacctcattgtcagaagtagaaccaaacacaatatcatcaacataaatctgagcaataattatgttagatttaatatttttgataaacagagttttatctactccaccccttttgtatccatgagaaacaagaaattgagagagtctctcataccaagcccgaggggcttgcttcaaaccatatagagctttctccaatttgtaaacatgatcaggtgcatggggatcttcaaaccctttgggttgttcaacgtatacctcttcattcaagatcccattgagaaatgcggatttgacatccatttggaacaacctgaaaccaatcaagcaagcaatagacaataataatctaattgattcaagtcttgcaacaggtgcaaatgtttcttcaaagtctattccttccacttgtgtgtacccttgtgccactaatcttgctttatttcgcacgattgtaccaaattcatcagatttatttttgaaaatccattttgtgccaataatattggtatgcaacggtcttggcacaaggatccacactttgtttctaaaaaattgttccaattcctcctgcatagctttaatccaattttcatcagttaaagcttctttcacatttttaggctcaattaaagataagaaacaaacaaattgaacaacattactaaaccttcttcgtgttaccatgctgtcttttggatttccaagaattaaatctgctggatgatttaacttaactctggttgatggctccttttggacttcatccaaaataatatctggaaatttcttttctgtctgtccagaatctgtttcatcggattcgagatttgttggaacagatggaccaGAAGTTTCAATAGTAGTATCACTGACACCagcttcttcgtgtttttcagtaggttcatcaataaacctttcaatttcttcctcagtagaaaactcagaaaaatccctggaatcatcaataacaacgttagctgactccattacagtttgggttctcatgttatacacacgataggccctactgttagtggagtatccaataaaaacaccttcatcacttttagcatcaaatttaccaagattttctctgtctctcaaaatgtaacaaacacatccaaaaacatgaaagtaagccacacttggtttcttacctttccaaatttcataagatgttttagatgtacctggacgaagaaaaacacgatttatgatatagcaagcagtgttaattgcttctgcccataatcgtttagtcaattttttgctgtttagcatcactctagccatttcttgaagagtgcggtttttc
The Humulus lupulus chromosome 6, drHumLupu1.1, whole genome shotgun sequence DNA segment above includes these coding regions:
- the LOC133783904 gene encoding probable CoA ligase CCL11 encodes the protein MEKLKPNPANSSHLTPLGYLERAAIVYGDCPSVVYNRTTYTWSETNTRCLRVASSIATWLGVKRGEVVSVISPNVPAMYELHFAVPMAGAVLNTINTRLDARIVSVMLLHSESKLVFVDQHSVDLILDAISRFPLNTPIPRLVLIRDQYEVPSSSSSSLNLIDSFHCEYEDLVESGNPEFQWLKPANEWDPVVLNYTSGTTSAPKGVVHCHRAIFMVTHDSLLEWSVPKQPVFLWALPMFHANGWCYTWGTAAIGATNICLRKFDGATIFDLIRRHGVTHMGGAPVVLNMLSNTPNVETLKNPVQILTAGAPPPAAVLERTEALGFIVSHAYGLTEVAGLVVSCAWKKKWNQLPATERARLKARQGVKTGAMTEIDVIDRNSGESVKRDGLTMGEIVLRGSCVMLGYLKDSMATAKALSDDGWFDTGDVGVMHPDGYLEIKDRSKDVIISGGENVSSVEVESILYDHPAVDEAAVVAWPDDFWGETPCAFIALKKETRVRPNKKEIVEYCREKLPHYMVPKVVVFRDELPKTSTGKIQKFLLKDIAKTMRSPPGPVALLRI
- the LOC133784867 gene encoding uncharacterized protein LOC133784867; its protein translation is MLSSDVPVASSVKSVVSSTRFVPTERTQSAEKTMVRTRGASSKKIPVSQSQKVPSPSPPPSVSTAPLSGPSAPTSVGKSCKSKARKKVFSLSHEHPMVFPDISADIVAPPSEVVVPSRAKDHSPLPFDSSLEAREKSKSVSSSSKAAAAGLLKLPLKPSQSKKNSVTPKRKLGLDASLSPLSAAKKKLKAHPPSLSSSESDPEEDKSESEATHDTTLSDETVPDIAESEAESDEPEKEDTIPSEQEAESDSDHIASPLPSKAKGKKPISGSTPSPNTVRNYVLSDHRPFGVLTMLQDRQWTGSLVKFSGFVDRIVKEFYANITNEIIEPSSPLYNKVFVRGHWFSFSPQDIALALCLPLTVEDDVDGASLDKDMVITELVGQKMVWPSNTVISVSNLTYTYAVLHKFATTNWKPTSHTATISFDMASFLYKVGTGLGLNLASVIHDQIIGFRKGNRENLNLPFPQVIYKVLSMQKKDLQRDQEDLVAPTTAASYKASAPPTEATAAPSSKKVKPQSLKIASDDIPHASSSVATDSGLVATEIAAVRASVDSLTARVMSIEGLQRSVLEVVRSLSKDPVV